AGCTGCCTCGCCGCCTTCCAGCCGCTCGTGTCCCCGTCGTCGCAGCCGTGGTGTTGCTTCCCGTGTTTGGCCGTGGTGGTGGTCCGTGCCTTCCGGAGATGCGGGGAGAAGCCCGGCGGGAAAGAGAGATATCCCGACGCTGAGCTCTCGCCGTTTGCATGGTGCTCCGGCCGCTTCCGCTTCTTCTCTTTTCGGGACCACGACGGCGCACTGGGCGACGGTGCATCGCAGTCCGGCTCGCTCTTCACCGTGGACTCCTCCGCTGGCGCGTGCGCCGCTCTTTTCAGAAGTTCACCTTGAGGAGTAGGCGTCGCCGTCGGCGGTGAGAGTGCCCCGATGATCTTGGCCGCGGCCAAGTTGCTGTCGCGGAGATACGCCGTGAGATCGATCGGGGAACCACCGCGAGCGCGCAGCACGCTCGCCGCCACGGCCTTCTCCGGGCCGGTGAGCGACGGATCAGACGTGGCGGACCTGAATGGCCTCCCCCACTGAACGGGGCACGGCCACGGCGCCGACGACGACGACATGAAGAAGAACTCCTCCTTCCACCCCGCGTTCTTGGCCTTCGTCGGACGGAAGAGCAAACCGGCGCCGGCGGCGTCTTTGCCGCGGAGAGAGTAGAGCCTGTGCGGGAACGCGACCAGCGAGAAGAAGTGCCGGAACACGGGCAGCGACGGCGGCGTGCCGGCGAAGTGGGAGAGCACGACGAAGCCCGCCAGGGCGCGCCAGCCGTTAGGGGCGAGCTGGGCCGGCGCGATCCCGAAGTGGTCGAGCACCACGCCGAAGAAAGGGTGGAGGGGCAGGCGCATCCCGGCCTCCAGCGCGTCGACGAACATGCAGACGgaccctggcggcggcggcgcgcgcgccgACCGGTCGCCGGCGAGGAGCGGGGTGAAGCCGTTGGGGATGGAGTACTTCCTGCAGATGGCTCTCAGGGCTTCGACACTGCGCACCCGCGAGGCGTTCCGCCAGGGCgagacgtcgtcgtcctcctcgtcgcctccgTCGTGGGCGCGCTCTGTTGGGGGAGCTCGGACGCGGGTGGGCTTGGCATGCTCCGGTGACCAGGATGAGGAGGTCGGGGAGGAGAATGCCATGGGAGCTAGCTGAGGTTGTACCTAACGATCGAGACGGCAACAAAGTTGTGTATGCGGAAATGGAGATATGTTTCCCAATGgagtaattatatatatatttcaTTTTACATACTAAACTAATTTTAACATGAGATTGGTGCTATATGTACGGAATTGATTTTATATCATATTAAATTTTGCCACACAAACTCACCAACTTAGAGCATAAAAAATGTTGGTTAAGTTGAATGAGCATGCCCACCGACGAGATACTCTACCTCGTGTCCATGGACGATATCACTGTGCTCTGCCACCATGGTTACAGGTGCTGACGACGTCCAGCTTTCGACCGCTCCTTTCTTTGTCATTGTTGGCTTGAGGGTGTTGGCCATCCGCATTAGTTCCTTTTTCAACTTTTAGAGTCGATCAAAGCATGGCTATGTGGACAACAACAGAACATCGATCTACAGTGGTCGGCTTTCGTTGTCCGTTTTCGCTTCCACTTCCTCACCTGCTTCGTCCCAGATGTGCTAGGAGCGTCAGAGCCTACTCTACGTGTCAATGCCTGACATGCTCTACATGCTCATGTGCAAAGTTTACTATGTCCGTGGTTGTGCGATTTTAACTATTGACGACTATTTATTGCTCTTTTAGATGGAAACATCCATGACACACATCGTCTTTGGATTACTCAACCTTTTTCAAGGTGCTAACCTTCACTGTTAGTGGCTACTTACAAGAGCGAACTACAAATGGCTGTGTGATCACCATGATACAAAAACAAGGTTAAATCTCCTTTTCAGAGGAAACAAAAGACAGCGACGACAACAACCGGGAATACAACCTCTGCTCGATCTTGTCCACTGAAACAAGCCTAGCTAGATTGCAACTACAAAGTGTTTTTTTCTTTTAATGTGGCCACTCCGCGTAGTGATGGATTCTCATCTCTTCTATGAAATGACAAAGTCGTCACATGTCCTGGCGCACAAGCTCATCCAGTACTTCTCAAAAGATAAGGACTTGCAGAAACAACTTGCTAAATCTAGACTTGTCGACGCTATGCTTGTGCGATCTTACATTGGGATCCATGcatattttttttcagtttttattTTAAGTtccagtcgactgagacctagccacaccttTGTAGAAATACTATACCGAATAATCAGAAATTGATGCCAGAACAAGATATGCTCTGCTAAAGCCACTGTGGGTGCACCTCATCCGTGTTCCACCACCACTTTGAGATCTTTATTGGTGTGTGGGTAGTGGGAACAAACGAAGGCTATATCTCGCTTATGGCGAGACTAGCATTTGTCTCGTCTGAAGGGTTTTCTTGTTCTGTATAGTACTGGGTCGACCGGTTTTAGTGCTTCATCAATCGTTCAGGCGCGCACACTCACTAGCTGGTAGCGTAcattttttctctatttttttggtttcttttccttgtttatttctgtttttttcttcacaGGTTTCTCTAGTTTATTGTTTTTCCATGGTTTTATTCCCGATTTGACTGGGTTTTTCTCCTCCGATTTTCTGTTGTTTCTCTCTCCATTACATAAATTGTTTTATTTCTTTCCCATTTTCTTATTTTTCTTCATTATTTTTGTTTCTTTGCTGGTTCTCATTggtgttttctttgtttctttgctGAATTtcattggtttttctttgttatAGTCTACGTCTCGCTAAAAGCGAGACATAGGCGCGTCTGTGGGATCCGTAACTGGCGCAACTTGCGATGGCAGAGCCTACGAATTATGTTTGGCTCTTTCTGGGCCAATGCTAAGGCTGCACCAGAATCGGGAGTCGCGAAAAGGGAAGGACGCCACACGCACAAAAATATAGCCTATGGTTGGATAGATAGGAGGACAGTGGTACCtctaacccaccagggttcaaatcctggtgctcgcattattgaATAAAATTAAAATGTAGATATATACTAGTGGTATCCCTAGCCCAAGTTTTTTCGATATACATTCTAAATTTTTCCTATAGATAAGAAACATATTTTATGTATACATTTCTAAAAAATTCTATAcattgattaacatttttctagAACTATTTCTTTTATGTctaattttttcatacacattgtactgTTTTGGGTATATATCTACATTTTTATATACACGTTTAATATTATTTAGAATGCAAGACTTATAATTTTTGGATACATggttaatattttttaatacatggcgAACATTTTTTAGTGGAAGTACACATATTTTTCACACACAATCTACATTTTTTGTGTACAGCAGCTAAATTTTTATACACATTTACTTTTTTAAATAGATGATcaacatttttatacatgttttaTTTTTTACATACACGTTGTATTTTTTACATACACGTTGTATTTGAAATAAAATGTTTAATAAGTCGTATATctttgtggattcaaaaaatgtttacttACTAAAAAAAGTTCGCAATTTTGAAAATAAATTCGAAAAATCCaaacatgttcatgattttttttatatttcATGTATTAAATAATGTTAATGAACTTGAATAAAATTttgccaattcaaaaaatgttgatgaaAGTGAAAATACCCTAAAAATTTAGAAACTGttcgtgacttacaaaatagtttattcattcgTCAGTTGTTTGCTGATTAAAAAATGATtatgcatttgaaaaaatgtttgtgaatctCAAAAATGgttccaccaatttccaaaaaaaatgttcatcgattaaATAAAATTGTCTATTTTttttcacaattttaaaaaatgtttgcaaatagcataaactgttcatgaattcaaaaaatatttttgattttagaaaatgttcaaaatttgTAAAAGTGTTCAGCAATTTGAAAAATCTTCATGATGTCAAATATGTGCAcgacttttcaaaaatgttcatgatttcacgaaattgAGAGTGGTGTATGTCGATGATGTAGTAAAATATGATCATGTCCATTGAATATTATGATTTTTTTGTCCCATTACAGTGCATGGGCCTTTTGCTAGTACTACCAAAACATGAAAAGTCGGCCAGTCCTAAACCCCATAAGACAAAGTGTTGTTGCACGGAAATTTAGGTGCTTTGCATCCGGACTTCACCAAAAATATTAGAGCGagtataataaggtgacgtaggCGGGCAGACTTTAAATATTATATCTTTGCTGAGTTGGATGAGAGCAGTTAAAGCCATTGTTGGCGCAGATCCAGAGGGTGGAGGGACTGGATGTTCCAGAGTACATGACCTCCGGTCATGGCGCCAAGAAAATAATATTGGTGCGGCAGCTGTAGTTCCATGTCGGAGAGAGACAAATGTTGAAGTTGGGATATTATTGCTTGGTTCAGGTCCAAAGTCTTTCCTCCATGGATGTTAAAACAAGGCATGGATCATACAAGACACACCGGTGGACAAACAGAAAAGTCAGAAGGTATTGACGATGATAAAAAGATGAACTCAAGTGAAGAAAAGAAGAAGCGTATACTAAAATGCCAGAATGAAGACGTAGACGAAGAAGTTGAGATTGAGTGGGAAGATGGCTAAGAGTGTCAGTGGCAGCATGAAGAATTTCCTATCACCTACAGTATTTTAAAAAATTAAGTCTATTAGTTGAACATTATTAAATTACAGTAGCACTACTAGTACAAGACCAGACTATTAGCAGCCACTATGGCAAATGGTTAGGGCATCTCGAACGCTGCCCCCCTATATCGGCCACTATTAGCAGCCACTATGGCAAATGGTTAGGGTGAAAATATGCATACGCTAATCGCAGATGGTGGCCCAGGAGGCCCCATGAAATCTCGTGCCCGATGAGTCCTCACATGATGGACATTGGCGAATATGGAAAGAAACTGAAGGGTGGACTCAAACTTAGTAGTAATTACTTTGGTTAAAAGAAAAAGAGAACTAGCAAATAAAAAATCACATTATACCCATGAGGCAAATTTTCGCTACGAATCCCTCTCTTTTTTGAATTGTATCATCATTTTTTGCAAGGAAAAAAATGATCTTCATTAATGCTCTTGAATATGTTTTTATCATAGTAAAAATTATGCATGCTCATAGTCTTCCTCTTTTAATTTTGAAATCTACAATCAAGTTGTATTCAACAATTAATCAATTAACAGTTTATGaaggcatctccagccgttggcccccagggggcgcctaaaatcgtcgcttgggggtgagccggcgcaaaaattgggcctggggcgagttggtccccagccgccgcccccaggcacgttttaaaataaaagaagttcggtgaagttcggcttaaacacgataaaattcggccaaacacgataaatttcggcCAAACACGATAAATATCGATACATTTCGGCGAAGttcgcggattttcattacatagcacatatacattaactaatctaaaggaaaaactggctgaagtcgccgccgtcgccgccatcgtcgtcatcggccttctccttgacgcgggcgcccctgctggacccttgcccggcgtcgccatggcggactagTGGCGacgcatcgtcgtcgtcgtcgtcgtggctGTCGCAGATGACGATGACTCCGCCTTCGTCGCGGCCGCGTCGACGCTCCGCGAAGCgaagcagggcggcgcgctggcgctccttcgccttctccaggcgctccttctccatcgctatgaagtccctgcgcgcccattccagggccgcatcgtcgtcgtcgagctccgtcgtcaccggcgcggccggctccttcttcaccggcgcgagcctcGGCTCCGTCTTCGTCGGCGCGagccccagctccgtctttggcttgacgaagcgtggaggaggagccggcgagtaggcgcgccggccgccctcgttgatgacgatgccggcgctgcgagtgcgctggccgagcggcgtctccgccgcgggctcggtcttgacgccgagcagggccagAGTGTCGGAGGAGTGCGATgaagatcgggaggaggaagaagaggaggaggacccgaacctccttggcgcccatggcccggcgcGTCGGTGCTGCGTCGGGGCGGCCGCCGTCGCCGGGTAcaccaacggcgggtcgttgccgccctcgaggtacgtcagcacgccctcgagtgtgcggccggggacgccccaccacaggtggcgaccctcgctgttctgccggccgccgaccaccggcgcgccgttggtggaaGCCAagtgctgctgctggcggcgctcgaaatacgccgcccaagccgcgtggttgtcggtggcatactgggggagggagagttgggcaTCGGGGAGGGAGGCGCGCATGACCTCGACTtcctcggcgaagtacttcggcttcgccacggcgtcgggcaacgggggaatgggcactcccccggtgctgagcctccaccccgtcggcccggcgcgcatttcaggcggcgccgggatgttcgcctggaacaggagccaggactcctgttcgcggagcgaacggcggccgaagccgttggccgccgcctcgtctccggggtagcgttccgccatggcgacgggctcgggagaggtagagagatagagggaggggctgggcggcgacactcgggagaggtagggagagggaggagctgggcggcagcgaggggcggggctggtgtgggcacaggcgagtgcaggccaccggctatatagccgcgccgcacccgtgtgtacgcgtgcgagggaggggaggtgTCGGCGCGtcgtcccgtgacgcgccgcccatgaggaatcaatggcaaggctgaccggcgtcagccttgccattgattccccgcgggaatcgaggccgttgggggaagatgAGGCgacgtgtcgctgacgcggcgggcccgcggctgtttcgcgccaaaacagttcgcctcGGCGccccgggttcggcctgggtccgccggcgctgttttcggcccaggccggcgaaaatcgggctcctgggggcgcgactgggccgtttttttggcgccggcgcgaaaaaatcgcctggggaggccttcctgggggcgcggctggagatgccctgaaCTAGTTGTTCTTTATCGAAAAAATGAACTAGCTATTAGTGTTACTGATTTGGTAAAATAATTTTTTTGGGAAACTGCACCCTTTATTGAATGTTAATGTTCATGGGGATACAGATAATATCGGACAAAACAGAAAACCACACATGGCACCCGATAGGAAGAGAAGAAGTTGCTTTGGCTAGTGCATGCGCCTCTCCATTATATTTTCTCTTCTCGTGGATGAATTGAAGATCCCGAAAATACCTCCGCTTATGCTTGATCTCCTTCAAAATGGCAACATATCGGCAAGGAGCACCGGTCTCAATGTTGGCCACCACCTCCACACAGTGTGAAGCAACACACACAGAATCTAAGTGAAGATCAGTTGCAAGGGACATCGCTTCATTACCAGCTTGAGCTTCAAGGGTGGCCGGGTCCACGAGGCCGTTGAAGATGACGACGAATGCGCCCACGAATTGGCCTCTTTTGTCCCTGCAAATTGCTGCCATCGCACCTTGGGCACCGTTCCTAGAGAGGCCACCATCCATGTTAATCTTCATCTCATGAGCTACAGGCTGGAGCCAAGTATTAGAGACAGTTGAATCTGTCACATGCATGCCCCTAGGAATTATATGCATGTCCCTGGTGTTCACATGCAGGCACTCCGACGTTGCATGCAAATCCTTTGAATTAGTGGCGTTGAGTGTAGGGACAAGATCAAGATCTTCCAGGTATTTCTCAATGAAACAGTGGGTGCTCATGAGTTTTTGAAATTGATTGTCATGGATAGCTCATCGCCTGGCCCACCATATCGCCCACATCGTAACTAATACCCGTGTTCCCTATTATATACGAGACATCAAGGAAGGAATTAAAGAAGAAATAAATTTCACAAGGAAAGAATAAATGAAAGAATAAATTTCGCTAATTATATAAGGCATGAAGAGAAGAAATTAAAGAGGAAATAAAATTCGCTGGGAATTAAAATAAGAAATAAAAAATTCACTGCTAAGGAATAAACAGAACAAAATAAATTCCGTTGTGGACCGATTAAATATATGGTGTCATGCATCATCAGCTGCACGTGCATAAAAAAGTTATGTTGTGCCTCTATCTAGGAATATATGGGGTCACGCTAATACATCGAAAAAAGACTTGGTTCGTGGAGGAGCTTGTCAAAAGTGACATGTTTTTTTTGCGGGTCAAAAGTCAAAAGTGAACATGTTACTTTTCAATCTCCTGATGATGTTATTTTTTGTTGAATCTCATGTGAGGTATTATAATTTCTAATGAGTTATTATTTATGGCAGAGTAATATCAAGTTAATAATTGATTGATTTGTAGGAATGGGAATGAACTTCGTGAATATTAATTTTTGCTTTTCTCACACTATGGTTAGAACAATATAAGTTCACTCTCACATTGCTTTGTCATGGAGTTATCATCACGTAATATTAATGAttcctatgtactccctccgtcccaaaattcttgcattagacttgtctagatacggatgtatcaagtcacgttttgtaTCAAGTCCGTATCTAATACTAAagcatgacttgatacatccgtatctagacaaatgtaagacaagaattttgggacggagggagtatgtgggaGCTGACAATAGGTATATGTCACTCTACCTTCAACTATTACAAGTGATCCAGTCACTTCCATGTTATGAATTTATTTGCAAGTTTGCGGCAGTGGAGGCAAGAATGAAGTCACCCCAAATCGCTGCCCCGGGCTCCAGTCACTCTGTATTGCGGAATGTCACACAAGCATTGGCGGGGGCTGAACCAGGTTTTCAATTCATTTTTGGGAGTTAATGCAGAACAAACCCAAGTAGTTAAACTGGACATGCTCAAATAACAAATCACGATTTTTGAGCTCATATACAGACATCCAAATGCATGGTTCGATGGCCATGGCGGAACGACTCGACAAGGTTCACTGCTAGAGACAGGCCCAAGTTTATGTTAGAGATGAAGAAGGTGGACGGTGGCAACAGTGAAGCGTATACGGTTTAAATTGAGTCAAAAATTTGATGATCTCAAACCTTAATTTAATTTTGCATTAATAATTATTGTTGTAAGCGATCAATAAAGAAATGCATCGCTTGGACTGTTGAGACATGATCGGCGCTGAACCACATGAACATGTATGTGCGGTTGCAGTACACAAGGAGTTACAATTGATGTAGGTAGGGGCTCGAGAAATCAACATGGTGAGTATGATGACCAAGATCACCGCCTTGGGGCTGATCACATTTGATGAAATAGGTGGGGAAGTGACCCTCATGGACGATGATGACGAAGAGAAGTGAAACACAGATGACTCGCTATGGGTGTGCGAGAGTTTCTTTCCCCCATTGTAACGcatgggcatttgtgctagtatatatatagggtcgcgatattcgtcaccctgggcgatgaatagttattcttcacccccctctattttaccattaatacaccgtaattttacgttccgtaagttttgtcttattttcgacgcaaaaagggaccgtaagaaaatatataatcgccgtaaaaaatattttatgttatgtaaaattgcaaacgtaaaaatatagtataaaatacacataaactgtaaattttcttgtcttctgacctatatttttattttcttatgtcaaattttacatagtgaatcaatagtaatgtaactatttgaattcgaaacgtaatttaattatgaaatgatcgtaagattacctcggatgaagaataacttattctgcattctgggtgatgaatagtaacactatatatatatatatatatatatatatatatatatatatatccttttCTGTACTCCCAAGGGTATGTACTCCCATCGTTAGTGGATAAGGTACTGCTGTTTTTTTATATTGACCGCACAAGTTAGTAAGTCAA
The sequence above is drawn from the Triticum aestivum cultivar Chinese Spring chromosome 7A, IWGSC CS RefSeq v2.1, whole genome shotgun sequence genome and encodes:
- the LOC123151715 gene encoding uncharacterized protein, translated to MAFSSPTSSSWSPEHAKPTRVRAPPTERAHDGGDEEDDDVSPWRNASRVRSVEALRAICRKYSIPNGFTPLLAGDRSARAPPPPGSVCMFVDALEAGMRLPLHPFFGVVLDHFGIAPAQLAPNGWRALAGFVVLSHFAGTPPSLPVFRHFFSLVAFPHRLYSLRGKDAAGAGLLFRPTKAKNAGWKEEFFFMSSSSAPWPCPVQWGRPFRSATSDPSLTGPEKAVAASVLRARGGSPIDLTAYLRDSNLAAAKIIGALSPPTATPTPQGELLKRAAHAPAEESTVKSEPDCDAPSPSAPSWSRKEKKRKRPEHHANGESSASGYLSFPPGFSPHLRKARTTTTAKHGKQHHGCDDGDTSGWKAARQLLQGIVTPERQREHAASRPADVVASSYVSLLQTANEVAFSLGYALELEERLRDADELRAELRKVKAELAETKAKAAAVRESRRPRAR